Genomic DNA from Thermobifida alba:
TCCAGCAGGTCGGCGAGCAGGTCCACGTCGTCCTGGGTGAGCGGTTCACGCTCCCCGCAGACCACCACGGACAGTGAGGCGATCAGTTTCCCTTCGGAGGTCAGGGGGAGGACGACCACGCTGTTGGCGCCGACCTCACTGAGCCAGCGCACCGACTCCGGGGAGAGGGAGTCCGTGGGGGGCTTCCCTGCCGGGAACACCTCGTGGATGGGGTGGTGCTGGATCGCCTGGAGGAACGCCCCGTGGACGGCGAAACGCGTCCCGCGCGGCTGGGTCGGGTGGGAAAGGCCCTCCCGGAGGGTCAGGGCGATCCGTTCGACGATGAACGGGCTCCTGACCGATCGGGGCTCGGTCTCGGCGGTCAGGTGGACCGCGCAGGCGTCGGCCAGCTCCGGCACGATCACGTGGGTCAGCGCTTCGAGCATGTCCTCGACGCGGGTGGTGTGGGCGATGGCCTCGGAGGCGCGGCGGAACAGGTCCAGGCGCCGCTGCTCGCGCCACTGCTGTTCCACGTCGGCGCAGGTGCCCGTCCACTCGACGACCTTCCCGTCCTTGCGGACCGGTACGGCACGCGCCCGGAAGTGCCGGTAGGTGCCGTCGCGCACCCGTACCCGGAAGGTGTGTTCCAGGGAGTCGGGGACCTGGTCGATCGCCTGGGACCAGACCAGCACGAGCGCGGGGCGGTCCTCGGGGGCCACGGCGTCCAGCCAGCCGTAGCCCAGGTACTCCTCGGGACTCTGGCCGGTGATCCCCTCCCAGCCGTGGCTCCACTGGATGGAGCCGTCCACGGGGGAGGCGGTCCACTCGACCACCACCCCGGTCCGCACCAGGCTGGCGTAGCGCTGGAAGGCACGTTCCCGCTGCTCGGCATCGATCCGGTCGGTGACGTCCAGCATCATCGACAGCACGGCGGGCTCGCCGTCCTCCAGCACGACCGGGGAGAAGCTGATGTTGAAGTAGCGTTCGCGTCGGCCTTCGGGAAAGTCGACGGTCACGGGGGCGTCCGGCAGGAATGTGGGCTCGCCCGTGGTCATGACGCGGTCGAGCAGCAGGGCGTATCCCGACTCGGCCAGGTCGTGGAAGGCCAGCGGGAAGGGCTTGTCCAGCGGACGGGGGCCGAACATGGCCCGCTGGGCGGCGTTGACGTAGACCAGGCGGTGGTCGGGACCGCGGGTGACGGCCACACCGACCGGGACCGGGTCGAACACCTTCAGCGCGGTGTCGGTGATGCGGGTCTCGCCGCCGACCCCCGGCGTGTTCGTCTTCGTCGATTTCGGCACGGACATTCGCACCGCCTCTGGCCAGAGAGCGTTTCACCAGCTTGTATGCCTCACACCGGGACATCTATGCGTGCTCGGGGCCGAAGAAGACGAGGCGCCTCCCCGGAGTGCCGACCGGACGGGGGAGCCGAGCCGGATCAGGGGGCCGGGCGCAGCGCGATCAGTGTGATGTCGTCGTTCCCGGCGACGGGGAGTTCGGTGAGCAGGCGGTCGCAGAACCGGTCGAGGGGGGTGTCCGCCATCGCCGCGCAGTGGCGGGCCAACCGGTCCAGACCGGTGTCGAGCGGCTCGCTGGCGTGCTCCACCAGGCCGTCGGTGTAGAGCAGCAGGGTGGCCCCGGGCGGCAGCGGCTCCACCGCGCTGCTCCTCGGGGCCCCGGGGTCCAGGCCGAGCAG
This window encodes:
- a CDS encoding SpoIIE family protein phosphatase, with the translated sequence MSVPKSTKTNTPGVGGETRITDTALKVFDPVPVGVAVTRGPDHRLVYVNAAQRAMFGPRPLDKPFPLAFHDLAESGYALLLDRVMTTGEPTFLPDAPVTVDFPEGRRERYFNISFSPVVLEDGEPAVLSMMLDVTDRIDAEQRERAFQRYASLVRTGVVVEWTASPVDGSIQWSHGWEGITGQSPEEYLGYGWLDAVAPEDRPALVLVWSQAIDQVPDSLEHTFRVRVRDGTYRHFRARAVPVRKDGKVVEWTGTCADVEQQWREQRRLDLFRRASEAIAHTTRVEDMLEALTHVIVPELADACAVHLTAETEPRSVRSPFIVERIALTLREGLSHPTQPRGTRFAVHGAFLQAIQHHPIHEVFPAGKPPTDSLSPESVRWLSEVGANSVVVLPLTSEGKLIASLSVVVCGEREPLTQDDVDLLADLLDHIRSTLDTFAELQRTQRAALALQHSLLSEPPTIPGVPIVGRYRSSPTSAEVGGDWYDAFVVDGAVMLAIGDIAGHDLAAAIAMSQLRNMLRAFAVDRPQHPQEALRRLDNAVTRSGEYQGTATSVLARIAPDDAGRWWVDYSVAGHLPPLLVLPDGDTRFLEEAHDLLLGLDPGAPRSSAVEPLPPGATLLLYTDGLVEHASEPLDTGLDRLARHCAAMADTPLDRFCDRLLTELPVAGNDDITLIALRPAASPPDLPSVRRSLSAQGNSSWPPLPTQPDE